From the genome of Anopheles moucheti chromosome 3, idAnoMoucSN_F20_07, whole genome shotgun sequence, one region includes:
- the LOC128305252 gene encoding DNA-directed RNA polymerases I, II, and III subunit RPABC2 yields the protein MDDGDYDHDDVGGDDFDDVEEDDNMDELNQEEDGDNIEIINPGQAGGGVPKNKRITTKYMTKYERARVLGTRALQIAMCAPIMVELEGETDPLQIAMKELKQRKIPIIIRRYLPDSSYEDWSIDELIIIDH from the exons ATGGATGACGGTGATTACGACCACGATGA TGTCGGCGGGGATGACTTCGACGATGTCGAGGAGGATGACAACATGGACGAGCTGAACCAGGAGGAGGACGGAGACAACATTGAGATCATCAACCCGGGCCAGGCCGGTGGTGGCGTTCCGAAGAACAAGCGCATAACGACCAAGTACATGACCAAATACGAGCGGGCGCGAGTGCTCGGTACACGTGCGCTACAGATTGCCATGTGCGCTCCGATCATGGTGGAGCTGGAGGGTGAAACCGATCCGCTTCAAATAGCGATGAAAGAGTTGAAACAGCGCAAAATTCCCATCATCATACGGCGCTACTTGCCCGACTCTTCGTACGAAGATTGGAGCATCGACGAGTTAATCATAATTGATCATTAA
- the LOC128305251 gene encoding protein downstream neighbor of son homolog encodes MNSNTEGIISNPSQWKRPEDVLKMQRLKRKQRALQDRINNHSKGASTVPTSGSDADPIGNRFETNPKRKNPFSRNVDPAPKRQKEGHSGELDGGEQTIFDLLSKPVPMVPNLEVPSTKPAIEHRFLQEHCPIEQSLPAEPEEEAPKTSKLAPIHWSIKSKLRIICRTPIPGTNLKTNQEASGLTSFVRCIDSKESSTGLDISPGARFYQATLYWQHPYLPWFTLFPRNARNNHTQTPLDESVRGVLAKEWTISFRNLFQLVRARQCPYFYLCANTFTVLFRAAGIGGRVETHALLTPTTRGMRAALKQEEIEFTMPLKKGSPSAQQDNLNRSSESGIGNSSFSNSSEEQTQTTCNEDTANRSLEADEDDDDIDGEQWLESLGVDAAEIRKISDNHSKKQQQRECGADYSDQSLVLIEGPECQAFFNFLLNAKSTIAKVGRLAGIPPTLLAPVSFAGATLRTLQTRSSKIQMDGQEYHSTELQGVILPHILPYVTDLLCESKDNFSLTLATVPSTTALCEASQKLISDSDKENDASALAGPVFGKENLSDCGLNTRIVENMCRATKDSVFDTERLLYSQEAGGFTWS; translated from the exons ATGAATTCCAACACCGAAGGCATTATATCGAACCCATCGCAATGGAAGCGCCCggaagatgttttaaaaatgcaACGGCTCAAACGGAAGCAGCGAGCGTTGCAGGATCGCATAAATAATCATTCGAAAGGTGCGTCCACAGTTCCGACTAGTGGCAGTGATGCAGATCCAATTGGGAACCGCTTCGAAACCAACCCGAAACGAAAAAATCCTTTCTCGAG AAATGTAGATCCTGCCCCCAAACGACAAAAGGAAGGCCACTCGGGTGAGCTGGATGGAGGAGAGCAAACCATCTTCGATCTGCTCAGCAAACCGGTACCGATGGTGCCAAATCTTGAAGTACCGTCAACAAAACCTGCCATTGAACACCGGTTTCTGCAGGAACACTGTCCAATAGAGCAGTCGCTCCCTGCTGAACCGGAAGAAGAGGCTCCCAAAACCAGTAAGCTTGCACCAATCCATTGGAGCATCAAGAGCAAATTGCGCATCATCTGTCGTACGCCAATACCGGGCACGAATCTCAAGACCAATCAAGAAGCAAGTGGACTCACATCGTTCGTTCGCTGCATTGACTCGAAGGAATCGTCAACCGGGTTGGATATATCGCCCGGTGCACGGTTTTATCAGGCCACCCTCTACTGGCAACATCCGTATCTGCCGTGGTTCACGCTGTTCCCGAGAAATGCACGAAACAATCACACCCAAACGCCACTGGACGAATCGGTTCGCGGTGTGTTGGCGAAAGAGTGGACCATTAGCTTCCGTAACTTGTTCCAGCTCGTCCGTGCCCGGCAGTGTCCGTACTTTTATCTGTGTGCAAACACGTTCACCGTCCTTTTCCGGGCGGCCGGTATCGGTGGGCGGGTGGAAACCCACGCACTACTAACGCCAACTACCCGGGGAATGCGTGCCGCACTGAAGCAGGAAGAGATTGAATTTACGATGCCACTCAAGAAAGGGTCCCCGAGCGCACAGCAGGATAACTTAAACCGTTCCTCCGAATCGGGCATCGGGAACAGTAGCTTTTCCAACTCGTCCGAAGAACAAACGCAAACGACGTGCAACGAAGATACGGCGAATCGATCCCTAGAAGCCGACGAAGACGATGACGACATAGACGGTGAGCAGTGGTTAGAAAGCCTAGGCGTGGATGCAGCGGAAATACGCAAGATCAGCGACAACCACAGCaagaaacagcagcaacgagAATGCGGTGCTGACTATAGCGATCAATCGCTAGTCCTGATCGAAGGTCCCGAATGTCAGGCGTTCTTCAATTTCCTCCTCAATGCGAAGAGCACTATAGCAAAGGTTGGCCGGTTAGCTGGCATACCACCGACGCTGCTTGCACCGGTTTCCTTCGCCGGTGCTACACTTCGAACTCTGCAGACGCGttctagcaaaattcaaaTGGATGGACAAGAGTACCACAGCACGGAATTGCAAGGCGTTATCCTGCCACACATCTTGCCGTATGTGACCGATCTGCTGTGTGAAAGTAAGGACAACTTCAGCCTAACGCTTGCAACCGTACCCAGTACGACGGCGCTGTGCGAAGCGTCCCAGAAGCTGATAAGCGATTCGGACAAAGAAAACGATGCGTCCGCACTGGCAGGGCCCGTATTCGGCAAGGAGAATCTGTCCGACTGTGGGCTCAACACGCGCATCGTCGAAAACATGTGCCGCGCGACGAAGGATTCCGTGTTCGACACGGAACGTTTACTGTACAGTCAGGAGGCTGGAGGATTTACCTGGAGCTAG
- the LOC128305249 gene encoding lebercilin, which produces MSTALRSSYSMQSMESLYTNSSKFSALHRRKAAARQPAIVITSNSDVRHRVMSARMLRLKQMQNQLEAANMVIAELTKDNRLLKSVQKRQDSALSKYVNSNAELPKLLNSHAEEIRTWQTKYRNLQNQNRELNGKLKAKDAHILTITDQNKHLVQLNKDKHLEERERLADRVRYLENRLMEKDNDAKLLARRLQLETKNFKAQMQQEVLKQREMAQKLERSHHEITRLNSVIEIYEKRTPSTLLKNSSFLMKTTPKPSSGQQQQHQNQMVRYVNGTAHKSPFPNFSEPSPVTNLNMSPKINSVHDGEGDNKSPVPSPITLQPLSPHEDTPPVPQNSSKPRKKHGSKKQKADNQSDEASTSEKPEEHQYDEGMCSEFNQYALEQEAEFDKAIASELFRLQTEMGSGTSKLSKSQTGNRYSATTETSYEDDYETDQSPEKTVDHLSEIFEHKAHISQIEEQFREVSSSATTNGYSTAKDSAKVRSIKKRVVNSSETNDSDSIDSREQSCRSSAAKDLEAMKQEMHQSILKKEALLDTFCEEFNGKEPARAPPQLNRPKLDNTKRTQIDPKKKQNLLEVLKAIDGDSFEK; this is translated from the exons ATGTCGACGGCATTGCGTTCTTC ATATTCTATGCAGAGTATGGAAAGCCTTTATACAAACAGCTCCAAGTTTTCGGCGCTTCACCGACGCAAGGCGGCTGCTAGGCAACCGGCCATCGTGATTACGTCCAACAGCGATGTGCGGCACCGGGTAATGTCGGCGCGAATGTTGCGTCTGAAGCAAATGCAAAACCAGCTTGAAGCGGCCAATATGGTCATTGCG GAACTGACCAAAGATAATCGTTTGCTGAAGTCTGTGCAGAAACGGCAGGATTCTGCACTCTCCAAGTACGTCAATTCGAACGCGGAGCTTCCAAAGTTGCTTAACTCGCACGCGGAAGAGATCCGTACCTGGCAGACGAAGTACCGCAACCTGCAGAACCAGAACAGGGAACTGAACGGAAAGCTGAAGGCAAAGGATGCGCATATACTAACGATTACGGACCAGAAcaagcacctagtgcagctcAACAAAGATAA ACATTTGGAAGAACGCGAAAGACTGGCCGACAGGGTACGGTACTTGGAAAACAGGCTCATGGAGAAAGATAACGATGCCAAATTACTCGCTAGGCGACTGCAGCTGGAGACGAAAAACTTCAAAGCCCAAATGCAGCAGGAGGTGCTGAAGCAACGCGAAATGGCACAAAAGCTTGAACGATCGCATCACGAAATCACTCGCTTGAACTCAGTTATTGAG ATATATGAGAAACGCACTCCTTCAACATTGCTGAAGAATAGCAGTTTCCTGATGAAGACGACACCCAAACCATCTTCgggacagcagcaacagcaccagaacCAAATGGTTCGATATGTAAACGGTACCGCACATAAGTCACCTTTTCCG AACTTTTCCGAACCTTCGCCCGTTACGAATCTGAACATGAGTCCAAAGATCAATTCTGTTCACGATGGAGAAGGGGACAATAAATCTCCCGTTCCTAGCCCAATAACGCTGCAACCTCTTTCGCCCCATGAGGATACACCCCCCGTTCCGCAGAACTCGTCCAAGCCCAGGAAGAAACACGGCTCGAAGAAGCAGAAAGCGGACAACCAATCGGATGAGGCTAGCACCAGCGAAAAGCCGGAAGAGCATCAGTACGATGAGGGCATGTGCTCCGAGTTCAACCAGTACGCGTTGGAGCAGGAGGCCGAGTTTGACAAGGCAATCGCTTCGGAACTGTTTCGCCTGCAGACGGAGATGGGTTCTGGTACGTCGAAACTTTCGAAAAGCCAAACAGGCAACCGTTACAGTGCAACGACGGAAACATCCTACGAGGACGATTACGAAACGGACCAATCGCCGGAAAAGACCGTAGATCACTTGAGCGAAATATTTGAACATAAAGCGCACATCAGTCAAATCGAGGAGCAGTTCCGTGAGGTAAGCTCGTCGGCCACTACCAACGGATATTCTACGGCCAAGGACAGTGCAAAGGTGCGCAGCATTAAGAAGCGCGTGGTCAACTCCTCCGAAACGAATGATTCGGATTCGATCGACAGCCGGGAGCAGTCGTGTCGTTCATCGGCAGCGAAGGATTTGGAAGCAATGAAGCAGGAAATGCATCAAAGTATACTGAAAAAGGAGGCACTGCTGGACACGTTTTGTGAAGAGTTTAATGGGAAGGAGCCGGCGAGAGCACCGCCTCAGTTGAACCGACCGAAGCTGGACAACACGAAGCGTACGCAGATAGATCCTAAAAAGAAGCAGAACTTGCTGGAAGTGCTGAAGGCAATCGATGGTGATAGTTTCGAGAAATGA